In Megalops cyprinoides isolate fMegCyp1 chromosome 16, fMegCyp1.pri, whole genome shotgun sequence, the genomic window TGTTATCACAGGAGGATTGTCATTCATATCTATGACATCGATGAGCACTTTACTCGTGTCCGTCAACCCCCCCTTGTCCGTCGCTTCTACGTTTATCTCATACTGTTTCGctttttcaaaatcaatcaGACCATTCGCTGTGATCGCACCGGTGTTAGGGTTTATATCGAACAAATCAGTAACACTGCCCGTACTGTGTGAAAACGAATAGGTAACCTCTCCATTCGTTCCTTTGTCTGCGTCTGTCGCAGTGACTGTCAAGACAACAGTTCCCCTCAATGAATTTTCCGGCAATGACGTTTTGTAGAGGTCTTGGCTAAATACGGGCGTATTATCGTTTGCATCGAGAACagcgatatttattttgactgTGCCAGACTTCCGAGGACTGCCGCCGTCATACGCTGTCAGTATTAATCTGTGCTCCTCCTGTTGTTCTCTGTCTAGTGCAGTTTGTAGAATCATTTCCACGTACTTCGTACCGTCAAGACGGGAAAGTATCTTCAGTTTAAAATGATCGCTAGGGTGAAGTGCGTACGTTTGGAGTGTATTTACCCCAACATCAGGATCTTTCGCACTATCTAGCGAGAATCGAGCACCTGGAACAGCTAATTCGCTTATTTCAAATCTCATCTCTTTTCTCGCAAAAGCGGGGGCATTATCGTTAATATCGAATATTTCTACAACAACACGGTGCAGTTCCATAGGATTCTCGAGAATGATCTGGAATTGTAAAGAGCACGGAGACACTTGAGCACACAGCTCCTCTCTATCAATCCTTTCTTTCACCACCAGAGTGCCTTTATCAGAATTCAGACCGATATACTCACGACTGTCCTCCGTAAAAATGCGAGCGCGCCCCGATTTCAGTCTTTTCACATCGAGACCCAGATCCTGCACGATATTCCCCACAAACGAGCCCGTCGCCATCTCCTCGGGAACAGAATAGCGGACCTGTCCGCGCGCCACCTCCGCGgcgcagacacacaggagaAGCTGCAGAGGCCATTTCCAAACCCGCGCAAAACAAAGAGATGCCATTCCCCCCGCCTTCCACGCCGAATCCTAACTCTGTACCCTTATAGTCCAATGTTAGGAGCGGTTACAGATACGCAAACGCCAGATGTTTAGCCTCAACACCTCCGATATGTCAGCGTTTGCGCCTTTGTGTCGCGAGTGCTGACGGTGGTGAGCGCCTCCTGTTAGTGTGTGATGGAGATGTGCAGGAGGAGGGCCTGTGGTCGGAGTATTTAAAACATCGCCACACTGATCAACAGCGGCGCTCAGAGCACTCATGTGTCACTGCAACGTGGACCCGTCCaggaaatattattatttaaaagagGCTATCGGTACGATTAAGTAAATCCTTAAAAGCTTGATTTCAATATTAAATGGCAAATTTAAGAAGTGTGACTTCAGCGTGAAGTAGGCTACACTACAAGGTGCCAGTTTTGACCAATTTAAGATACCTAAAATTCCACACTGAATGTGAAATTCGAATGACCTCgctaaaagaataaaatataacacGTAATGTATTGGTTGTGAAATTTTAGTGTAGGGTGACAAGGTATCGCAACCTGCATTCCGCACAATGACAGTACATTCAGTCCGTCACTTGCATGATGTACGGACTGTAAGATGCATCAAGGACAAAAAGTGGATGGACGATAAGCCCTGTTTTTCGAAACGCTGTTTTACAGTGGCGTTATGcatgactgaatgaaatgaattagtttaaatgtacaaaaattacatataaCATCATTAGTATGTTTTCCCTGTTGGAATTACCATGAGTACACCAACATATGCTCATATATTTTACacgaaagattttttttaaatattcgAGGTCAGCTGTACACACCACTGATGCGCTGCAATACACCTGTGAATTGCAAACTTCAAAACTGAACCCCTTCGtttactaaaaacaaaaacatgtaaatgattGAATTGTCGACACGTACCAGAGTAAAATAATAGGAATTCAGAATTAAGTACTTCCACAACTTTCagtttctggaaaatgaaagcacCCCGTTAAGTAAAAACCCTGTTCCAAAGACCCTCTGGCACGCTCACCTCATCGCTGAGACTTGAATCCTCATTGGTCCCTTTCTCCTGCACGTGCGGCAGTGTCTGCGTTCCACTGGCGTCCAGACTAATGACGCTCTGACTGATGGGTCTGATGTACTTCATATCACTCTTCCTGGAGTCAGTGGTCCTGCACACCTCGTAATTATACACGCGCTGTAGAGTTCCCGTACCTGTAGAGTCTGCGTATAGCGGCGGATAATACGGAATGACGGGGAGATTGGCGCTGGATTTATAAAATAATCGATCACGTCTCCATCTGTAGCATTTTACTGACACTATGGCTATTATGGAAAGGATGAAAAGAAACGACACTACAGCCAGTGCCAAGACTAAATAAAAAGTCAGGTTGTCGTTGTAATCCTTGTCGTGAGCAAAGTCGCTGAATTCCGAGAGCACTTCCGGGAAGCTGTCCGCCACCGCCACGTTAACATTGACTGTAGCTGAGCGAGAGGGCTGCCCGTTGTCCTCCACTACAACAGTAAGTCTTTGTTTCACAGCATCTTTATCAGTCACCTGCCGTATAGTTCTTATTTCTCCGTTCTGTGAGCCCACTTCAAACAGCGCCCTGTCTGTCGCTTTCAGCAGTTTATATGAGAGCCAGGCATTCTGTCCAGAGTCCAcatcaacagccaccactttaGTGACCAGATAGCCCACATCTGCTGAACGAGGCACCATTTCAGCCACCTGAGAGACACCAGTTTGTACTGGGTAGAGAATCTGAGGCGCGTTGTCGTTCTGGTCTTGAATAAAGATTTTAACCGTCACATTACTGCTGAGTGGAGGAGAGCCTCCATCTTGCGCTTTTACGCGGAACCGGAAATCCTTTATCTGCTCGTAGTCAAAGGAGCGCACTGCGTGGATGACTCCACTGTCAGAGTTAACAGACACATATGAGGAGACAGACACGCCATTCACTATCCCATCCTCTAGTATATATGAAACACGAGCATTCTGATTCCAGTCAGCGTCTCTGGCCTTTACTGAAAATACGGAGAGGCCTGGGCTGTTGTTCTCTTTAACGTGAGCTTCATACGAGCTCTTCTCAAAGACCGGTGCGTTGTCGTTCACATCTGATATTTGTACGGAGAGAGTGACGCtgttggagagagagggcactCCCTCATCAGAGCAGGTTACACTGATGTTAAACTCGGAGTCCGTCTCTCTGTCCAGTACACTTACAGTCACTAAACTGAAGACGTTATTTGATGTTGCTTTGATACTAATtggcatgttttcatttataacACAATTAACTTGTCCATTATTCCCAGAGTCTTGGTCTTGTATATTTAGAATTGCTATTACTGTTCCAGGATTCGaattttcagaaattaatttagattttgacattaTATTGATTGCTGGTTTGTTATCATTTGTATCAATCACATCGACGATTACCTTACATGAGTCCGTCAAGCCTCCGTGATCTCTAGCCTGTATGTTAATTTGATAATGACTTGCTTTTTCATAATCTACCTCTCCGATTAATTTCAAAACACCAGTGTCTTGATCAATTTCAAACTGTTCGACCATGTCGTCTAAGGTGTTAGAAATAGAATATATTACTTTTCCGTAAGAACCTTGATCTGCGTCAGATGCGCTAACTGTAGTTAAAACGGTTCCTTTAGGCGCATTCTCGGTTACAGAGGCCTTATAAACCTCTTGCGTAAAAACGGGCGTATTATCATTGGCATCGAGCACAGTGATAAGTATCCGCACCGTGCCGGACATCTGCGGATCTCCGCCATCTATCGCTGTTAATAACAGAGACAGCTCTTCCTGCTTTTCCCTATCGAGCGGTTTCTGTAGAaccatttctacatttttaccACCGTCTGGTTGATTGTAtagtttcaaatgaaaattatcGGTGGGTTTCAGCGAGTAGCTTTGAAGGCCGTTAACACCAACATCCGGATCCATTGCTCTTTGCAGCATGAATTTTGCTCCCGTTAGAGCCGATTCGCTTATTTCAAACCTCATTTCACCCTTTTTAAAAATCGGTGCGTTATCGTTGATATCTTTGATTTCTACTGTGATGCCAAAATATTCGATCGGATTTTCCAGAATGATCTGGAAATGCAAAGCGCAGGGGCTCGTCTTTCCGCACAGAGCTTCGCGGTCTATTCTGTCTTTAATAAGCAGGACTCCTCTGTCTTTATTTAGCTCTATGTATTCAGCGCTGTCTCCGGTATAAACCCGAGCGCTACCCGACTTCAGCCTTTTTACATCCAGCCCCAAATCTTGCACTATATTACCGACTAACGACCCTTTAGGCATTTCCTCCGGTATGGAGTAGCTAACCTGCCCATGCACTGAACcgagagaaagaacagagatAAACAGCAGTACTCGCCGTGTCATTGTTCTGCTCGAGATCCTCCTGCCGAAACAATCACGAGAGCACAGTAAAAACCCGTAAAAACATGCGTTATATTGAGAGCGTTTTGTAATTCCAGTTTTAAATGTATCCCGTCTTGCGATTCATTTGTAACAAAAGAAGCTCTGCTGAAGACTTCAGCGGTTCGTAAGAGGGACCGCTGGCGCTGCGTGCGGCTCTTTCGCTCTTTTATAGAATATGGCAGGAGAGGTTCTGCTGGAAATCTGCTCACAACCAGCACCGCGCCGATCAACAGCGGCGCGCAGAGTCCAAATAATGCACTGCAATATACCTGCTTTATAAACTAggatattatttaaatataaatagcaAACACAAGGTATTGCGGGCTTTTTTCCAGATGACTTTTCTGGAAGAATTTTAACGTGATCAGTTAAAAACAGAAAGGCCGTTTTAATCGTAGATGAAATCCAAGTAAATTTCCATTACAAATTACTCGATATCACAGTTTGCCACTAAACAGCAGGGCCAAAGATCAACCTCTTATCATACAAGCTCTTCTACCCTTACACTTCAGAAAGACGGCGGCTTAAAGAAGTCTCCATGGTGCTCTGCTGAGAAGAAACCATTCAACGTAAAGCTCCGAATTTCCTGTATCTGTAACCAGGTGACGGTGAAAAGCAGCACGCGGGGATGCCGTAAAACCGGCACGTGCAAGGTTGTTCATGTGACCGATTATGAACATGAAAGTACCTTGCTCACtaactctggataaaagcatatCTTAAAGTcaaaatgtgcatgtaaatcataatacattttattacattattgtcatgtagcagacacaTTTATGCAGggggacttacataggtcagAATTTTaactgtttacacagctggatatttactgaggcaactgtgggataagcaccttgcccaggggtacagcagcagtgtcccagtgaggaatcaaatCAGccaccttttggttacaagacctgctcctttccagcacactgctgccccataaTATCATAAAAATGTTACCAGCATGAGTTTAGAGCACAGAAGGACTGTGGGAAAAGCAGTCTTACATCTCAAGAAGAGGACTGTGCAAAAAGGCTACAACATTAACCCTCGCAGCAGAACAGCTGCAGCATTAACCCTCGCAGCAGAACAGCTGCAGCATTAACCCTCGCAGCAGAACAGCATCACTCTAACCCTGGAATTAAATGCAGTTTCTGTCTCAATACCTCTGGATCATAATGTTTCAACGGAACctgattaaatgtaaaatcacaaaCGCATCAAAAACGGAGCACTGAGATTGGTTAAATAAAGTAATCAGTAAGAAGGCTACAGGATGCAGATATATGACTGAtagagagagctgcaggagaaaTCCACAGACAGTGACATAAATGATGGCttccataatttattttaaatagtcTCAGTCAGGAAGATCAGAGAGATATtaaacactttcaaaaatgtataaCCTGGATTGCAGAGGCAATTTCAATATAGGTCCTGCGAACAGAAGTGAATGATAAAAGTGAGTTTGTTTAAAGCACATTTCAATGTGACACCAGAAAGTGTCCCTTTAAAAAGAACTCTAACTCTATGAAATTACTTGCCTGGAGTTAAGTGTCATCAGAGACTGGTATCGTTCCAATACAAaccagggacagagagagtgatgatCTCTTTACAGCAGATGAGTTACTCCATAATAAACAGAGAACACAGTATGGTGAGTAAATGGCCTTTTGGCATGATGTCGCctttataattatcattattatgccTTCTGATTCTGTCATCTTCCTCACCCTCCCCTCCTGCTACCTGTCCCCTGGGTCTCAGTGTGGTGGCTGTGCAGCCATTAAACAGTATACTCTCTGTCTTCCAGACAAATGCCACTCTGGATTTACATATAAAAGGTGACACGTTGAACAAGTTttcaaatgctgtttaaaaaaataaaataaaataaaaaacaaagaaatgcatcTACACTGTAACTAAATTGTGCTGTGGGTGTTGACGCACAGTATTTCAAACGAGTACCAGAAACTGCTGTGTTGCTTACAGACATGaataattatattcattttcacaaaagagGCTCAGGAGCTTACAGTGAAGTGCAAAGAAAACTAACCTTTTCTCAATATTTACGGAAATAAACAGCAGTACAAAAAGGGACCCTCACGGACAGATcaagaaaatgtgacattaacTGACACAAAATGATGCAGAGTGTCACTGACCTCAGAGGACTGCCTTCAATGCGCAAAGCTCACCTGATCATCTGAATCCTCATTGGTCCCTTTCTCCTGCACGTGCGGCAGTGTCTGTGTTCCACTGGCGTCCAGACTAATGACGCTCTGACTGCAAGGTCTGATGTACTTCATATCACTCTTCCTGGAGTCAGTGGTCCTGCACACCTCGTAATTATACACGTGCTGTAGAGTTCCCGTACCTGTAGAGTCTGCGTATAGCGGCGGATAATACGGAATAACGGGGAGATTGGCGCTGGATTTATAAAATAATCGATCACGTCTCCATCTGTAGCATTTTACTGACACTATGGCTATAATGGAAAGGATGAAAAGAAACGACACTACAGCCAGTGCCAAGACTAAATAAAAAGTCAGGTTGTCGTTGTAATCCTTGTCGGGAGCAAAGTCGCTGAATTCCGAGAGCACTTCCGGGAAGCTGTCCGCCACCGCCACGTTAACATTGACTGTAGCTGAGCGAGAGGGCTGCCCGTTGTCCTCCACTACAACAGTAAGTCTTTGTTTCACAGCATCTTTATCAGTCACCTGCCGTATAGTTCTTATTTCTCCGTTCTGTAAGCCCACTTCAAACAGCGCCCTGTCTGTCGCTTTCAGCAGTTTATATGAGAGCCAGGCATTCTGTCCAGAGTCCAcatcaacagccaccactttaGTGACCAGATAGCCGACATCTGCTGAACGAGGCACCATTTCAGCCACCTGAGAGACACCAGTTTGTACTGGGTAGAGAATCTGAGGCGCGTTGTCGTTCTGGTCTTGAATAAAGATTTTAACCGTCACATTACTGCTGAGTGGAGGAGAGCCTCCATCTTGCGCTTTTACGCGGAACCGGAAATCCTTTATCTGCTCGTAGTCAAAGGAGCGCACTGCGTGGATGACTCCACTGTCAGAGTTAACAGACACATATGAGGAGACAGACACGCCATTCACTATCCCATCCTCTAGTATATATGAAACACGAGCATTCTGGTTCCAGTCAGCGTCTCTGGCCTTTACTGAAAATATGGAGAGGCCTGGACTGTTGTTCTCTTTAACGTGAGCTTCATATGATCTCCTCTCAAAGACCGGCGCGTTGTCGTTCACATCTGATATTTGTACGGAGAGAGTGACGCtgttggagagagagggcactCCCTCATCAGAGCAGGTTACACTGATGTTAAACTCAGAGTCCGTCTCTCTGTCCAGCACGCTGTCAGTCACCAAACTGAAGAAATTATTTGATGTCGATGTAATAGTTATCGGAATATTTTCGTTTGTAACGCACTTGACTTTGCCATTGTTGTCAGAGTCCGGGTCTTGTATTTTGAGGATGGCAATTACTGTTCCAGGATTCGAATTTTCGGAAATTGTTTTTGATTTCGACATGATATTAATAGTTGGTTTATTATCATTTGTATCAATCACATCAACA contains:
- the LOC118790753 gene encoding protocadherin beta-16-like: MTRRVLLFISVLSLGSVHGQVSYSIPEEMPKGSLVGNIVQDLGLDVKRLKSGNARVYTGDSAEYIELNKDRGVLLIKDRIDREALCGKTSPCALHFQIILENPMEFYQITVEITDINDNPPTFKKSELRFEISESALTGAKFMLERAMDPDVGVNGLQSYSLKPTDNFHLKLYNQPDGGKNVEMVLQKPLDREKQEELSLLLTAIDGGDPQMSGTVRILITVLDANDNAPVFKQEVYKASVTENAPKGTVLTTVSASDADQGSNGKVIYSISNTLDDMVEQFEIDQDTGVLKLIGDLDYEKASQYQINIQARDHGGLSDSCKVIVDVIDTNDNKPTINIMSKSKTISENSNPGTVIAILKIQDPDSDNNGKVKCVTNENIPITITSTSNNFFSLVTDSVLDRETDSEFNISVTCSDEGVPSLSNSVTLSVQISDVNDNAPVFERRSYEAHVKENNSPGLSIFSVKARDADWNQNARVSYILEDGIVNGVSVSSYVSVNSDSGVIHAVRSFDYEQIKDFRFRVKAQDGGSPPLSSNVTVKIFIQDQNDNAPQILYPVQTGVSQVAEMVPRSADVGYLVTKVVAVDVDSGQNAWLSYKLLKATDRALFEVGLQNGEIRTIRQVTDKDAVKQRLTVVVEDNGQPSRSATVNVNVAVADSFPEVLSEFSDFAPDKDYNDNLTFYLVLALAVVSFLFILSIIAIVSVKCYRWRRDRLFYKSSANLPVIPYYPPLYADSTGTGTLQHVYNYEVCRTTDSRKSDMKYIRPCSQSVISLDASGTQTLPHVQEKGTNEDSDDQVSFAH